The DNA region CCAGCTCTGCGGCTTGGGCGGCCTGATGGCCTCCTGGGCGACCTGGGCGTGCTGCACCTCGCCCGCCTCGACGGTCGGGGCGGAGTACTGCTGGTAGTGCACCGAGCCGCGGTAGCGGCCGGCCCAGTCGTGGTCCGGGTAGTTCTCGAAGGCCTGGAAGACGTCCGCCCAGGTCTCGTACCCGAAGAAGTGCAGGGCCTCGTCCGGCGGGCCGAAGTAGGCCACCGAGCCGCCCGGCGCCATCACCAACAGCCGGTCGCAGAGCGCGAGTTCGGCCACCGAGTGGGTGACGACCAGGATCGTGCGGCCGTCGTCGGCGAGGCCGCGCAGCATCTGCATGACCTCGCGGTCCATGCCCGGGTCGAGGCCCGAGGTGGGCTCGTCCAGGAAGATCAGCGAGGGCTTGGTGAGCAGCTCCAGGGCGACCGAGACGCGCTTCTGCTGGCCGCCGGAGAGCGCGGTGATCTTGTTGTCGGCTCGCTTGTCCAGGCGCAGCTCGTACAGCACCTCGTCGATCCGGGCCTCGCGCTCCTTCGCCTCGGTGTCGCCGGGGAAGCGCAGTCGGGCCGCGTACTTGAGGCCCTTCCGCACGGTGAGCTCGCGGTGCAGGATCTCCGACTGCGGCACCAGGCCGATCCGGGAGCGCAGTTCGGCGAACTGCTTGTAGAGGTTGCGGCCGTCGTAGAGCACCTCGCCGCGGTCGGCCGGGCGGTAGCCGGTGAGGGCGCGCAGCAGGGTCGACTTGCCGGAGCCGGACGGGCCGATGACGGCCACCAGGGACTTCTCCGGGAGGCCGAAGCTGACGTCGTTGAGCAGGACCTTCTTGGCGCCCTTGTGCTCGACCTCGACGGTCAGGTGGCGGGCGGAGAAGGAGACCTCACCGGTGTCGACGAACTCCTGCAGCTGGTCGCCGACCAGCACGAAGCTGGAGTGGCCGACGGTCAGCCGGTCCTGCGGGCCCATCAGCTGACGCTGCACCGGCTGGCCGTTGAGGAAGATGCCGTTGTGGCTGCCGAGGTCGACGATCTCGTAGCGGCCGTCCGGCAGTTGGCGCAGCTCGGCGTGGTGGCGGGAGACCTGGAGGTCGGACACCACGATGTCGTTGTCCAGCGCACGGCCGATCCTGACGGTGCGCATGCCGGCCGTCAGGCTGCGGATCATCGTCGGCTGCGGGCCGCCGCCACCGCCGTGCTGCGGCGGGGTCGGGAAGCCCTGCTGCTGCGGGAACCCGCCGTGCTGCGGCGGCTGCTGGTCCTGCGGCTGCGGCGGGTACGGCTGCTGCTGCGGCACGTACTGCTGCTGGGGCTGGCCCGGCCAGGCCTGCTGCGGCTGCTGGTACGGGTCCTGACCCGGCCACGGCTGCTGCGGGGCGGGCTGCTGGGGCGCCGGGTTGGGGCTGCGACTGGTGACGGCCTCGTGCACCGGGGAGGGCTGCGGGGCGGCGGCGTGGGCGGGCGCGGAGAAGGCAAGTCGGGGCCCGTTCTCCGGGTTGCCCAGGTTGACCACGCCACCGGGGAACAGCTGGGCCTGCATGGTGCGGGCACCGGCCACGTAGGTGCCGTTGGTGCTGCCGTGGTCGTCCAGCTGCCAACCGCTGCCGTTGAAGCTGATGGTCCCGTGCTGCCAGGAGACCCTGGCGTCGTCGAACGCGAAGTCCGACTGCGGGTTGCGTCCGATGGTGTAGGACCGCCCGGGCTCAAGAGTCCGCTGCTGTCCGTTGATCTCAATGACGAGTTGCGGCACTGCTTGCCTGCCCCGCTCTCTCGGTTCCCCCGAATTCGGCCCCCGGCCGGGGTGCGCTGTTCCTCTGACTGACGGGGGGAATCATTCCAGCCCGCCGACCGTCGATGAAAGTCACCCCGGGTGACTGTGACCAGGCTGCTACCCGGGGCTGCCGTTCGGGCCCGACGCTTGCGCGTGTCCCGCGACGTGGGACGGGTGCCCTCGGCCCGGCGACCGACGGGTAGCGTGGGAGTCACCATGAACGCATCGCCCTTGGCCGCTGAGCCCCTCCCCGCCGCCCAGCCCCGGACCGCGGACGAGCGCACCCTGCTCGTCAAGGTGTTCGGCAAGGACCGCCCCGGCATCACCGCCGGCCTCTTCGCCACCCTGGCCGGCTTCGGCGTCGACGTGATCGACATCGAGCAGGTCGTCACCCGCGGTCGCATCACGCTGTGCGCCCTGGTCACCCCGCCCCACGCGCCCGGCGCCGAGGGCGGCCTGCGGGCCACCGTGCACCGCTGGGCCGACGAGCAGAAGCTGCAGGCCGAGATCCTCTCCGGCATCGGCGACAACCGTCCGCGCCGCGAGGGCC from Kitasatospora cathayae includes:
- a CDS encoding FHA domain-containing protein; amino-acid sequence: MPQLVIEINGQQRTLEPGRSYTIGRNPQSDFAFDDARVSWQHGTISFNGSGWQLDDHGSTNGTYVAGARTMQAQLFPGGVVNLGNPENGPRLAFSAPAHAAAPQPSPVHEAVTSRSPNPAPQQPAPQQPWPGQDPYQQPQQAWPGQPQQQYVPQQQPYPPQPQDQQPPQHGGFPQQQGFPTPPQHGGGGGPQPTMIRSLTAGMRTVRIGRALDNDIVVSDLQVSRHHAELRQLPDGRYEIVDLGSHNGIFLNGQPVQRQLMGPQDRLTVGHSSFVLVGDQLQEFVDTGEVSFSARHLTVEVEHKGAKKVLLNDVSFGLPEKSLVAVIGPSGSGKSTLLRALTGYRPADRGEVLYDGRNLYKQFAELRSRIGLVPQSEILHRELTVRKGLKYAARLRFPGDTEAKEREARIDEVLYELRLDKRADNKITALSGGQQKRVSVALELLTKPSLIFLDEPTSGLDPGMDREVMQMLRGLADDGRTILVVTHSVAELALCDRLLVMAPGGSVAYFGPPDEALHFFGYETWADVFQAFENYPDHDWAGRYRGSVHYQQYSAPTVEAGEVQHAQVAQEAIRPPKPQSWGSQLWTLMRRYMSVLASDRGFLALSVLLPAVIGAVSVLIPNEPGLAPNPKTQLHLNNGAATILLILAIGACFSGAANSVRELIKERAIYERERATGLSRSAYMMSKIIVLGIFSVIQGAIISAVGFLPRKLPEHGLIVKNIPMIEMTIGMILLSFAAMMFGLMISALVKTAEKTMPLLVMFAIVQVVFTGCLFQIFGKPGLEQVAWLMPARWGTGIVSTTLDLSHLMGPWNKDFEHPNYDPLWKHSVAQWAIDASVLVVISIVIGVIVTRLQRRHEPEVMQKG